The Branchiostoma floridae strain S238N-H82 chromosome 10, Bfl_VNyyK, whole genome shotgun sequence genome has a segment encoding these proteins:
- the LOC118424268 gene encoding uncharacterized protein LOC118424268 has protein sequence MKAFIVIALLCLGGTQASLLDDLAAATTAALDGILSTAQTAAQELLDTYVPVLGQTAQQLVGEAVQNLGDSLTGLLSGKKKRQEFQTEIGSILHDGVMDLLEHTTQAIQNVQTALTGTIDSLFGTGTTDPAQAIATTRRLLLSNRLKAKQAIAATKIRMSRGFFDDLAAGVSTIFQPVIDQASVAFNQLVDAATAVGAQVVDHGTTLLNNLSTTVNDTINSLTAVAQPYIDDANTIINSVSNHFTETFGAGTTA, from the exons ATGAAGGCGTTTATCGTGATCGCTCTGCTGTGCCTCGGAGGCACCCAGGCCAGTCTTCTGGACGATCTGGCCGCCGCCACCACTGCCGCCCTGGACGGCATCCTCTCCACCGCCCAGACCGCCGCACAAG AACTGTTGGACACCTACGTGCCCGTCCTCGGCCAGACCGCCCAGCAGCTGGTAGGAGAAGCGGTTCAAAATCTGGGAGATTCTCTGACCGGCCTGCTTAGCGGCAAGAAGAAGCGCCAGGAGTTCCAGACCGAGATCGGCAGTATCCTGCACGATGGTGTCATGGACCTGCTGGAGCACACCACCCAGGCCATCCAGAATGTCCAGACCGCTCTCACCGGCACCATCGACTCTCTGTTCGGGACCGGGACTACAGACCCTGCTCAGGCTATCGCCACCACTAGGC GTCTTCTGCTTAGCAACCGCCTCAAGGCCAAGCAGGCTATCGCTGCAACAAAGATCAGGATG TCCCGTGGCTTCTTCGACGACCTTGCTGCCGGTGTGTCCACCATCTTCCAGCCCGTCATCGACCAGGCTTCCGTGGCCTTCAACCAG CTCGTTGATGCCGCCACCGCTGTCGGTGCCCAGGTGGTCGACCACGGCACAACCCTCCTCAACAACCTCAGCACCACCGTCAACGACACCATCA ACTCGCTGACTGCTGTTGCCCAGCCCTACATCGATGACGCCAACACCATCATCAACTCCGTCTCCAACCACTTCACGGAGACCTTCGGCGCCGGCACCACCGCCTAA